The DNA window TTGGACCTTCTGGATCTGGCAAAACAACTATTCTTAATTTATTAGAAAGATTATACCCTATAGAAGGAGGAGATATAAAAATTGGAAACCAATCTATATATGATTTTCCATTAAACGTTTGGAGAAATCAATTAGGTTATGTAATGCAAAATAATACACTAATGAATGGAACAATAAGAGAAAATATTTTATATGGAATTACTCAAAATGTATCAGATGAAAAGTTAATTTATTACTCGAAATTGGCGAATTGTTATGATTTTATTATGGATTTAGAAAATCAATTTGATACTCAAGTCGGGGAAAGAGGGCTGAAACTATCAGTTGGTCAAGCCCAAAGAATTAATATCGCTCGTAACTTTATAAAAAACCCTCATATTTTATTGTTAGATGAAGCAACTGCTAGTTTAGATAGCGAAAGTGAGCAAAAGATTCATGATTCATTAAATAATTTATTAAGTAATAAAACTACAATTATAATTGCTCATAGACTTTCTACTATCAGGAATGCAGATAATATTATTTTTTTAGAAAATGGAAAAATAACTGGTCAAGGAACGCACGAAGAATTGATGTTGTCTCATAAGAAGTATAATTATTTTGTTAATCTTCAAGATTCATCAAATGAATTATCTTCAGTTAATTAATTCATTATTAATATAGGCGAAACATTTATATAGAGTGGTTGGGATAATTCACGATATTCAGCTGAATCCTTCTTTTTTGAAAATATATAATAATGCTGTAATGAGCTATGTATCCTAAGACATCTAAAATGTCCAAGGAATATTTTAATGTAAAATCTTTAATAAATAAATAAAGACAAACCTCTGTATATTGAACAATATTTATGTCAAATACGGAGGTTTTTTATTATGGAATAAATATTCGTTAATTTTTCGGGATATAATTATTAAAAACATAAACTATGGGAATTAAGAGTAGTTGCCAAAAAAAGTGCAACCACACATATATATAAATGTTCATTAATGCTAATTAAAAGAACTATTACTGAGTTCTATATCATTATGTAGGGTAATCACTAAAAATTAGAATTATGGAAGATTATTTATAAGCTATAAGAGTATTGATTACAATCAACTTGTGTGTAAGCACCCCTTTGAGAAAAAAGAAACAACAATTGATTTAACAACCAATGTCTAATCATGGATTTTCGGACACAAAAAGAGTATTCCATCTTGATTTTAGAAACACTTTATATTATTTAATTACGCGTCTCAGCAAATCCGAAGTGCTGATTGTATATGAGATGAGTTATTTTCCTTTCGATGAGCTAGCAGTAAATGTCTTCTTTTAAATTGTATCGAAACGATATTAGAAAATTCATTTATCCTAACGTTTGATAAATCATATATAGAATGAGGATGCATATTTGGAGATGATGTTTTAGCAACTACGATTCTAAATCGCTTTTTACATCATTCCATAACGTTCAACATTAAAGGTGAATCATATCGTATGAAAGAAAAGAAAAAAACCGGTATTTAACCAGCCAATCATTTATCTATTTAATTATAAAATGAGAAATTTTATTCAGATATTATCGGAAATTTAAATTGATTAAAAAATTATTTAAAGTGAGAAGAAGAGTAAATTTATATATAATCAAATGAGTTCGTATGTATATAAATATGAGTTATAGTACATTTCGACAAATACAGTTGTCAAAATGAAATGTTTAGTTTACAATTTAATTAAAATATAAAAGGAGAACAAATATGAGGAATCGAATTAAAGAACTTCGAGCAAGATATAATATTAATCAGACGCAACTTGCTCAGAAGGCAATGGTTTCAAGGCAAACTATTTCTTTAATAGAAAGAAATGAACTTATACCATCTTTATTAACAGCAGTAAAAATTAGCAAAGTGTTTGATCAATCAATTGAAGAAGTATTTCTATTTGAGGAGGAAGAGTTATATTGAGAAATTTTAACTATATGAAATATATATTTTTAACGATGCTTATACTTTTTGTTATTCCAGAAGGTATATCTTTTATTATGAGATTCTCAAAGGAATTAAGTAATTATGATAATAAAGCTCTTATTGCAGTAATTTTGATGACAATATTCCTACAAATAATTCTAGCATGGTTTGTGACAAAAAATTTAAAAAGAGCTGCATCTAACAAAATTATATTAGACAGAGATGTGAGTGATATATCAGAAATTAATTACAATAAAAGTTTGAATTATTCAAATATATCTATCTCCTTAATTATTATTTTAAATTTAATTTGTTTATTTTTCATATCAAGTATTTTAGAAGAAATAAATAATAAGTTATTTTTGATGTTTATCCCATTATTCTTAACAATTTATTTTCTTACGATTTATTCAAAAAAAATTCAGGCTATTAATAGTACAGCTTTGAAAGAAAATGACATCGATTATATTGAGAAGTATATGGGTAATTTAGATGAAGGAGAAATATATATACATTTTAAAGTGCTATTCAAAAATTTTTACTTAAATAATACTTTATTATTTGCGGTGATTTTAATATTATCGATATATTCTTTAAATAATCATTTGGATTACTCGCTACCACTCATACTACTAATAATTCTTTTTAGTATTAATAATTTATATTATCAGTATCAATTAAAGAAAAATTATGAAAAGTAGATATGTATTGAGAAGGATTCGTTAATAATGTAAATTTACTAGCATTTAAAATTCATATAATTGGGAGAGGTTTTATGATTATCAAAGAAATAAATTTGCTTAGCAATGAAAAATTACAAAAAAAATTGCAAATAGTAAGTATCCCATTATTCTTAATATTATTTATTCTTTTTTGGATGATTTCCAATATAGAAAGCCCATATAAACGACTAGTGGTTCATGACATAAATGAGATATTTCTTTCAACAATTATTCTTGTGTCAATTTTTTTATTACATGAATTAATTCATGCAGTTCTATTTAAAATGTTTTGTCCTAGCTCAACAATAAAATTTGGATTTAAGAAAGGTATAATTTATACTGAATCTCTAGATTCTGAATATTCCGTAAAAAAATTCATTGTGAGTTGTGTTACACCCTTCATCATAATTTCATTATTATTGTTTTGCTTAAATTTCGTGAATATATTAACAGATAATCTATTTATACTTATTGCAACTTTACATGGAATAAGCTGTATAGGGGATTTTTACTGGATTTACATTTTGCGGAAATATGATAATAGAAAATATAAAGTCGTACCAACTAAAAAAGGTATAAATATTGTATATTAAAATATCGGTTCTGGTGCAAAAATAAAGTAAAAGAGAATAAAGCATATATATTCCTAACGGAATCGTATCTTATGCTACAAGTCCAAACAATTGATGGACGAATTCTTTCTGATTTTGGATAATCTGTTCTTTTTTAATCATATGTATGGGTTCTACTTCAGAAAGAATGGATATAGCTGTGTCAAGAGATTTGAGCCCTAGCATAGAACGGATACGCTTCTTTATAAAGCGATGATCTTGTTCTACTACATTATTCAAGTACTTTTGTTGTCTAAGTTGCATACCATCAGGTATGCTTTTTTCTTTTTTCACTGTTCAATTGCTATAGGATAAGCCGGATTCTTATCGACTGTTATCACACGTGGCTTTGAAACATGAAAAGACCGCAAAGCTTTCTTGAAAAAGCGCTTTGCAGCCTTTTGGTCTCTTGTTTTGCTTAGACAAAAATCAATGGTGTTTGCTTTCGAATCAACAGCACGGTACAGGTACATCCATTGCCCTGTAACTTTTACATATGTTTCATCAACTCTCCAAGAGTCATTGGTTTGCTTGAGGTGACGACGAATTCGTTTGTCCAATTCAGGGCCATACTGATGAACCCAACACATAATCGTAGTATGAGAAATAGATAAACCCCGTTTCTTCATCATTTCCACCAAATCAAGAAAACTGAGGTTATACCGTAAGTACCATCTTACTGTTAATAAAATTAAATCAGGCTGATAATGCTTCCATTTGAATAAATTTTCCTTTTTCATACTGATCACACACCTTTTCTAGAGTAGTAATATCAGTATGTCCAAGTTTTATAGATTTTTTGCACCAGAATCGACTGAAAGGAACTGGTTTTATAAAATTTTTTATGAGAAAGCAGCACCTAGTCTAATATATTCTTTGGTTACTATATACGGTAATGCTTTTAATACAAGATTAAGATTAATATTCATATAAAATATGTAAAATAACACGAATTATTTTACAGTTGATTTTAATAGGTAAGATTTGCATTTTTTAAATATCGGAACAGACTTGTGCGTTTTCCTGAGTTTTTGTATACAATTTTTAAGATTTCACTCTCCAAGTTTAAGTAAGATAGCTCTTTTGTCATGCAGTTTAGATCCTCTAACTTTATTTCTTTTTCCTACATCGTTGTAATCAAACTACTTTTTAATCCACTTATAAAGCGTTACTTGTAGTATGTAATCCTTTTACTTAATTCTTATTTATTATATGGATACTCCCTACTTGAAATTCATCGTAAGGAATTAAATAAGTTATGTTCATATGAACATAACTTATTTAAAGATTACACAATTAATTATTGTGTAATTCAAAAAAATACAAATTTGCGAACTGTGAAAAATAGTATTTCTACTATAACATATTAGTTGTATTTAACATTAAAGGAGGGATTTTACTATGAATCGTAATCAAATTATTGAAGAATTAGCAGAAAATCATCCAGCAGGGGCTAAACTAGTTGAAGTTTCTAAAGATGAATTATCACGCACTTATGGCGGTGGAGATGTTCAACCTGAAACTAGTCCTGCCTGTGCGGTTGGTGGAGCCGTTGCAGGTGGACTCTGGGTCGCTCATACAGTATCATATTGGAATTGCTAATTTGAAAATAAAATTCGATTAAAGAAAATCATCTAGCAGGGGCTAAACTAGTTGAAGTTTCTAAAGATGAATAATCACGCACTTATGGTGGTGGAGATGTTCAACCTGAATCTACTCCACCTTTCGCCTGTGATTATTCCTGTTGGTTCAGGCATTGCGACTGGTATTGCTGTTTCTAAATTTTTCTGCAGCATGGTGTCATGAATCTTCTGGTATTGGCTATCAATTATTACGTTTAGCATTTCCAGTTTCGTTTAATTCATTAAATTCCCGTAGATGAGTAAAAAATACATATTAAATTACAAATTTAATATGTATTTTTTGTGGAGCTTTTGTAGTAATTGTAATATCTCTTTAAAGATAAATTAGATTTAAAACCTATTTGCTGCATGACTTGATCAGGCGGAGTATTCCCTTGAATATTCCTTAAAATAAAGGTATTCCGAAAATGTTGAGCAGAAATTCCCTTTCGGAGATTAGCACGTTTCACTTCTAAACGAATCATTTTTTGTATTGAGATTTCGGTTAAAAATTTTGGTGCATCCTCCTCATAGCTCCAGTGATATGTCCCCCGGGTAAAATCAAAAGCAACAAATAACGGATCATTGCTGTGATATTTAGGACGTACAGGTTCAGGTATAGTTTTATAGTAATTATATAGGTATAATTTATCTTCTTCCTTCAAATTAATGATTCTATTTACTTTTGAGTCTTCAGGAATGGATAAAGTATTATTTTCGAAATGAACGTGTACCATTCGTAAAGAAACAAGCTCTTTCAAAGATAATCCATAATCCAGCAGTAATATAACGATAGAAACATTCCGCTCTAAGATCATTGGGCGTACGGATCGTTGTTTTTCTGTAAGGCCTTCTAGTGAAGAAATGACTTCCTTTAAGCGCTTTTCTTCCTCGAAAGAAACGAAATCCTCCCTACGTAATGCTCGATTAGGTGGATCTATATGAGTAGTCCCTTCAATTGGGCTTGGTAAATCTAAGTATCCGTACAGCCTATTTAAAACAATATATATACGATGTACAGTTTTATCGGAGTATTGACGATCGGCTTTTAAATGGTTAAAAAATGATTCGAAATCTTTTTTCTGTAGTGATTCCCAAATAGTATCGTTAGTAAACCTTTTTGATTGGTGCAGCCATTGAATCAAACTTTCCACATCATAGATGTATCGTTTGATTGTAGAAGATTTTCTTCCTTTGTTTGATAAATAAGAAGAAAAGCCTTCTATTGTATGTTGGATCTCTTTTGAAGTCATGTTATATTTTTCACTCCTTATCCTCATACCTTTTGACTACTCTGTAAAACGTAGGACTTGTCATATTGCATTTCTTCATAGCGTATAGCGCTGTAATCTTTCCTTGTTTCCAATCGTTATATACATCGATAAATTCCTGAGTGATTTTAGTTTTAGGTCTACCCAAATGCTTACCTTTTTTCTTTGCAACTTCAATACCCTCACGTTGACGAGTCTTTATTTTTGTTCGTTCTTCTTCAGCAAGCCAGGACAAGATTTGGAGTACCAAATCAGTAATAAGATTTCCTAAACTATCTTTATATTGAGTTGTATCTAAAAGTGGCATATCTAATACGACAATATGAGCTTGAATATTTTGGGTAATATCTTTCCACTCCTCAAGGATAGCTTCTTTATTTCTGCCGAAACGATCTAAGGAATGAATATATAAAATATCATCTTTTCTTAACATACGTTTTACGAGTTGATATTGATCACGATTAAAATCTCTTCCACTTTGTTTGTCGATAAAAATATCTCGTTCGTCAGTGATGAGTTGTTTCATTGCTTCGAGCTGCCGATCTTCATTTTGGTCTTTACTACTAACCCTTATATATCCGAATTTTCTTGTATTCAAAATAAATAGACATCCTTTCAAAAGTATTTCTAATAAAATTATATCAAATATACTTCAAAAGGTGTCATTAATTATTTATCACTTCAAAAGTATATTTTCAAACCTTTTGAAGCACTAAATCTATTAGGTTTTAATATACATCAAAAGGTGTACCTTTTGGAACATTTCTCTCTTTGTTTAGAATGATACAAACCGGTTTATTACTTAACAACACATTTTGTAGATTTTATGATAAATTAACTTAAATATGGAATAGTTTAGACAATAATGTTAAGGAAATGTGAATTTTTTTAAAAAAACAGAAAATAAAGATTTTTCATTGTATTCAAATTTATATGTTTGTGATATTATAAATTTGAATAAGCTAACATTTGGGGTTTGTTCCTAATAATTCCTTTTGTTTGATGATATAGGAGGTGGTCATTAAAATGAATTATACTTCACCAACTATTAAACTAGTAAGCTCTAAAGGTTCGGCATCATGTGCATGTGGTATATTGGCTGGAAGTGGAAGTAGTTAATAACTGATTAAACAGTTATTAAGAAATATGAGAAAAAGGAGGAATTCTAATGAATTATACTTCACCAACTATTAAACTAGTAAGTTCTAAAGGTTCAGCATCGTGTGCATGCGGATTGTTAGTAGGAAATGGGAATAGCTAATAACTGATTAAACAGTTATTAAGAAATATGAGAAAAGGAGGAATTCTAATGAATTATACCTCACCAACTATTAAACAAGTAAGTTCTAAAGGTTCAGCATCATGTGCATGTGGATTGTTAGTAGGAAATGGGAATAGCTAATAACTGATTAAACAGTTATTAAGAAATATGAGAAAAGGAGGAATTCTAATGAATTATACTTCACCAACTATTAAACAAGTAGGTTCTAAAGGTTCAGCATCATGTGCATGTGGAAGATTGGTAGGGAATGGGAATAGTTAATAACTGATTAAACAATTATTAAGAAATATGAGAAAAGGAGGGATTCTAATGAATTATACTTCACCAACTATTAAACAAGTAGGTTCTAAAGGTTCAGCATCATGTGCATGTGGATTGTTAGTAGGAAATGGAAATAGCTAATACTTAATATAATGTATACTTAACAAAATGAAAGAATAAGGATGCATTCTTTGAATACAAGTAATGTATCCTTATTTCTAGTCAC is part of the Bacillus thuringiensis genome and encodes:
- a CDS encoding ATP-binding protein, coding for MLNRFLHHSITFNIKGESYRMKEKKKTGI
- a CDS encoding helix-turn-helix transcriptional regulator; the protein is MRNRIKELRARYNINQTQLAQKAMVSRQTISLIERNELIPSLLTAVKISKVFDQSIEEVFLFEEEELY
- a CDS encoding DUF3169 family protein, translating into MKYIFLTMLILFVIPEGISFIMRFSKELSNYDNKALIAVILMTIFLQIILAWFVTKNLKRAASNKIILDRDVSDISEINYNKSLNYSNISISLIIILNLICLFFISSILEEINNKLFLMFIPLFLTIYFLTIYSKKIQAINSTALKENDIDYIEKYMGNLDEGEIYIHFKVLFKNFYLNNTLLFAVILILSIYSLNNHLDYSLPLILLIILFSINNLYYQYQLKKNYEK
- a CDS encoding DUF3267 domain-containing protein, producing MIIKEINLLSNEKLQKKLQIVSIPLFLILFILFWMISNIESPYKRLVVHDINEIFLSTIILVSIFLLHELIHAVLFKMFCPSSTIKFGFKKGIIYTESLDSEYSVKKFIVSCVTPFIIISLLLFCLNFVNILTDNLFILIATLHGISCIGDFYWIYILRKYDNRKYKVVPTKKGINIVY
- a CDS encoding lichenicidin A2 family type 2 lantibiotic, with product MNRNQIIEELAENHPAGAKLVEVSKDELSRTYGGGDVQPETSPACAVGGAVAGGLWVAHTVSYWNC
- a CDS encoding tyrosine-type recombinase/integrase, with the protein product MTSKEIQHTIEGFSSYLSNKGRKSSTIKRYIYDVESLIQWLHQSKRFTNDTIWESLQKKDFESFFNHLKADRQYSDKTVHRIYIVLNRLYGYLDLPSPIEGTTHIDPPNRALRREDFVSFEEEKRLKEVISSLEGLTEKQRSVRPMILERNVSIVILLLDYGLSLKELVSLRMVHVHFENNTLSIPEDSKVNRIINLKEEDKLYLYNYYKTIPEPVRPKYHSNDPLFVAFDFTRGTYHWSYEEDAPKFLTEISIQKMIRLEVKRANLRKGISAQHFRNTFILRNIQGNTPPDQVMQQIGFKSNLSLKRYYNYYKSSTKNTY
- a CDS encoding recombinase family protein, which produces MNTRKFGYIRVSSKDQNEDRQLEAMKQLITDERDIFIDKQSGRDFNRDQYQLVKRMLRKDDILYIHSLDRFGRNKEAILEEWKDITQNIQAHIVVLDMPLLDTTQYKDSLGNLITDLVLQILSWLAEEERTKIKTRQREGIEVAKKKGKHLGRPKTKITQEFIDVYNDWKQGKITALYAMKKCNMTSPTFYRVVKRYEDKE